The nucleotide window ATTTCACTGTCTTTATGCCACACCATGAGCGGCGCCTTGCCGCTGGCCTGTTCGAGCGCAATCGCCATGTCGCGCTCTCGGTTCGTGCCTGGGAAGACGATGATCGCTGATTTCAACGCAGGGGCCTCTTATTTGGGGCTGGATCGGCGCGGCGGAAAGTACGGGAGGCCGCGCGGAAGTGCAAGTCGGGACACCGGCGTGGCGGTGGATTCAGCTACGCGCCTGATGCTGCTCGGATTAATTCAACGCAGGCGTCATAGCGGCCATGGTTGTGAGTAATAGGTTGATTTACGCGAAACCCGAATAATAGAGTAAACAGCTGGTGAAGGCCGATCAAGGCAGCGCTGGCGAAAGACGGGGGCGGTTTTGATGGAGAAAATCGACGTCAATAGCGCGAGCGATGTCGCTTTAGTCGAGACGATTCTGACCTCCATCGATCAAGGTATGCTGCTGTTTGATGAGCAGCACAAAGTCCGTGCCGCCAATTCCCATTTCACGAGGCTTTTCGGGCCGTTGCTGAACGGCTCTCCCGTTGGTCAGCCGATCGGCGTGCTGTTTGATGCGATTGACGGGCCAGGTGCGAGCGGTACCAGTTGGTCCGCGCCGATAATCGGAGCCGCCGCCAATGGCGATACGCTCGAATGTCGGCGAATCGTGGCCGGTGACATTGTCTGCGAGATACGCGGCCTACCGCTTCAAAAGACCGGCTATCTCCTGACCTTCAGGGATATTTCCGGACAGGCGCGCTCTGAAGAAACACTCCTCGATCAGGAGCGCCACATTCATCAAATCCTCGATGATAGCCCTATCGGGGTAAACATCATCGGCCAGGACGGGCACCGCCGGTACTCCAATAGAAAGATCCGCGAGATGCTGGGGCTGTCGGAAGAGGAAATCCGGCAAATCCTCGCAGCAGATCATTATGTCGATCCGGATCTGCGCAACCGCGTGATTGCGAAAATGACGCAGGCCGGCGCTGTTGAAAACGAAGAGGTGGAGCTTTTCAGAAGTGACGGGCGCCGTTTCTGGGCCCTGGTCTCCGGTCGGCCGTTCACCTATCACGGCGAGGAATGCATTCTTGGCTGGGTCTATGAGATTACCGACCGGATGGAACTTGAAAGAAGCCAGATCCGGAGCCGCGAAGAGCTGGAAATGCAGGTTCTTGAATTGCGTGACCGGGAAGAGCGAATGGCGCGGCAGACAGCCGAGCTCGAAACTCTCGCGACGCGTCTCGCTGAGTCAGAGCAAAAAATGGCGGAGCTCGCCAATCACGACAGTCTGACAGGATTACCGACGCTCCGGCTTTGTCACGATCGATTGAATCAGGCTATGGCGCAGGCCCAACGCAGCCAGACCCTCATGGCTGTCTTTTATGTCGATCTGGATGGTTTCAAGCCGGTTAACGATACTTATGGCCACGATGCTGGGGATCAGGTTCTGAAGGAGGTGGCTAATCGTATGCGTGGATGTTTCCGCGAAGTGGACACGGTATCCCGGATTGGAGGCGATGAATTCCTCGTTCTGCTGACTGGCCTTGGCTTTCGGGATGTCGTGGCGCCGTTGGCGGAACGCCTGCTGAACAGTTTTTCCGATGAATTCAGCTTTGAGGAAGGTGGCACGAATATCGGGGCCAGCATCGGCATTGCCTTTTTCAACGGTGCCTCGGACACGCCGGATTCGCTCATCAAACGCGCGGACAAGGCCATGTATGACGCGAAGAAGAACGGGAAGAACCGCTATTCGGTCGCCTAGCCGCGCGGGTCCTTGATCATCAGCGCGAACGCGTCTTCATCAAGATTGAACCGCTCGCTAACGGTCCAGCCGAGGCGCTGATAAAGCGGTTCGGCTGTATGCGTATAGAGATGCAGGTGTTTGATGTTGCGCGCGGCAGCTTCACGTTCGACCGCGCCGACGAGTGCGCTGCCGAGGCCTGTTCTCCGAAACGCCGGGTCAACATAGACGCTGGCGAGCCAGTGAAGCAGGTCCGGCCGTTCCTCAAGGTCGTGATCGACGAGGCAGGCTATGCCGAGCGCAACACCATCCCGCTCTGCGATGACGCATTCTTCGCTCGGTTTCCGGATCATGTCCTGGAACCAGCCCTCGGTAACGGACAGAGACCGGCCGGCGGTCACACCCCATTCCGCATGATTCCACGCGACAACTGTGTCGAGATGGTGCGGGGCGTCGGTAAGGCGGAGGATGCGGCGGGGGGCCATGAAGCCGCCCTCAGCCCTCGATCTCGACCGTGTAGTTCTCGATAACGGTATTGGCGAGCAGCTTCTCGCACATGTCGGTTACCTGGGCGCGGGCCTTCTCCGCGTCGGTCTCGCCGAGATCGAGTTCGAGGAACTTGCCCTGGCGAACCTGATTGACGCCGCCGAAACCGAGTGCGCCGAGCGCATGTTCGATGGCTTTCCCTTGCGGGTCGAGAACGCCGTTTTTCAGCGTGACATGGACAGTGGCTTTCATGCTCTCACCAATTAGTTGGTCGTTCGTGCCGACGTGCGGCTTTACTGGATGGCTTTCGGACCCTTGAGGTCCATCGGTCCGGCTTCGGGAAGGACGCCGAGACGGCGGGCAACTTCCTGATAGGCCTCGCGGACACCACCGAGATCGCGACGGAACCGGTCCTTGTCCAGCTTTTCGTTGGTTTTCGAATCCCACAGCCGGCAATTGTCCGGGCTGATTTCATCCGCCAGTACGATCTGCAATGTGTCCTCGGTATAGAGCCGGCCGAATTCGAGCTTGAAATCGACCAGGCGCAAACCGACGCCGATGAACAGCCCGGAAAGGAAATCGTTCACCCGGAGCGATAGCGCGACGATGTCGTCGATGTCCTGTGTGGTCGCCCAGCCGAACGCGGTGATGTGCTCTTCGGAGATGATCGGATCGCCGAGCTCATCGGATTTGTAAAAGTACTCGATGATCGAGCGCGGCAGCGGAGTGCCTTCCTCTAGCCCGAACCGCTTCGCGATTGAGCCTGCGGCGACATTGCGGATCACCACCTCGACCGGAATGATCTCGACTTCACGGACGAGCTGCTCGCGCATGTTCAGGCGACGCATGAAATGCGTCGGGATGCCGATTTCGGTCAACCGCGTCATCAGATACTCGCTGATGCGGTTGTTCAGCACGCCCTTGCCAGTGATGATGCCCTGCTTTTCTGCGTTGAAAGCTGTGGCGTCATCCTTGAAATACTGGATCAGGGTGCCGGGCTCGGGGCCTTCGAAAAGGTCCTTTGCCTTACCTTCGTAAACTTTTCTGCGTCGTGCCATGGGTTCCCCGCCTGCTGGCTGGCGGTCTATTTCCGTGATGGACTGAACCTGCCACTACGGCAGCAGGAAATGCCGCTCCATATAAACATAAGGTAGGACAAACACAATCAGGGAAGCAGACCCGCGGCTCTGCGTGGTCCGGGCGTTGCAGATGGCTGGTCCGGGTCCCGGCTGATCCGGGACCCGGTTTCTCTTATCCGGCCTTGCCGTTCGATGCCTGATAGATCTCGCTACCCTTGTCCCGGAACAGCTCGGCCATGGTTTCCATGCCTTGTTTCGCCTCGTCCTTCAGCTCGTGCGAGATCCGCATCGAGCAGAATTTCGGACCGCACATGGAGCAGAAATGCACCGTCTTGTGTGCTTCCTTCGGCAATGTCTGGTCATGGAAGTCGCGGGCCGTCTCCGGATCGAGCGACAGATTGAACTGATCCTCCCAGCGGAAATCGAAGCGCGCCCGTGAAAGCGCATCATCCCGTCGTTGTGCTCCCGGATGACCTTTCGCCAGATCCGCCGCGTGGGCAGCAATGCGGTAGGTGATCACACCCGTTTTCACATCGTCCCGGTCCGGCAGGCCGAGATGCTCCTTAGGCGTCACATAGCAAAGCATGGCACAGCCGAACCAGCCGATCATGGCGGCGCCGATGCCGCTGGTGATGTGATCGTAGCCGGGGGCGATATCGGTGGTCAGCGGGCCAAGCGTATAGAACGGGGCCTCGTCGCAGGCCTCCAGCTGCTTGTCCATGTTCTCCTTGATCTTGTGCATCGGCACATGGCCCGGGCCCTCGATCATCACCTGCACATCATGTTTCCAGGCTATCTTGGTGAGTTGCCCGAGCGTCTCCAGCTCGGCGAACTGAGCCTTGTCGTTGGCGTCAGCGATTGAGCCCGGCCGCAACCCGTCCCCGAGCGAGAAGGAAACGTCGTAGGCGGCCATGATTTCGCAGATTTCCTCGAAATTCTCGTAGAGGAAGCTCTCCTTGTGATGGGCCAGGCACCATTTCGCCATGATCGAGCCGCCCCGGCTGACGATCCCGGTAACCCGGTCCACGGTGAGCGGAATGAAGGGCAGGCGGACGCCGGCATGGATGGTGAAATAGTCGACGCCCTGTTCGCACTGCTCGATCAGCGTGTCGCGATAGACCTCCCAGCTCAGGGCTTCCGGAACGCCGTCGACCTTCTCCAGAGCCTGATAGAGTGGCACGGTGCCGATCGGTACCGACGAGTTCCTTATGATCCATTCGCGGATATTGTGGATGTTCCGCCCGGTGGAAAGATCCATCACCGTGTCGGCGCCCCAGCGGATGGCCCAAACCATCTTGTCGATCTCGTCCGCGACGGAGGAGGTGACGGCGGAATTGCCGATATTGGCGTTCACCTTGACCAGGAAATTCCGCCCGATGGCCATGGGTTCAGTTTCCGGATGGTTGATGTTTGCCGGGATGATGGCCCGGCCCCGGGCAATCTCGTCCCGGACGAATTCGGGTGTCACCACGTCCGGGATGGAGGCGCCAAAATCCTCACCATCGCGTGCGGTCTGTTTCAGCTCTTCGCGGAGCTGGTTCTCGCGGATGGCGACGAACTCCATCTCCGCCGTGATGATACCGGCCCTGGCATAGGCGAGCTGGGTCGGCCGTTCGCCGGGTTTGGCGCGCAGCGGCGGCTTGATGGCGCCGAACTCCGTCACCAGATTGCCGTCGCCGACATTGCCGTTGTCTTCCGGCTTCACGATGCGGCCCTGATAGGTCTCGACATTGCTCCGCGCGGTGATCCAGTCCCGGCGCAGTGCAGGCAGTCCAGCCTCGATATCGATATGGGCGTCGGCGTCGGTATAGGGGCCGGACGGATCATAGACGGTCACCGGCGGCTCCCCGGCGGAAGGGTGTACGGCGATTTCGCGCATCGGCACGCGGATATCGGGGTGGATGCTGCCCGGCACATAGATCTTGCGCGAGGCCGGCAACGGTCCCGTGGTAACGGCGGCGATGGGGGAGTGCTTGTTCATAAGGTGGATCCCTTGCAGTCGGTTGCACAGAGATCCGGGGAGGCTTCAGGATAAATGGGGTGCGTGTGGCTGCAAGAGCGGTAACGCGTTTCCATCCCTACGCCGGCATGACCCGGATCAGGTTCGAAGGGTCGGCGCAATGCCTCTCAGCCCGTACGGGCACCCCTTGGAATGCGTGAAGCCTAGGCGGGAACCAATCCGATGAAAAGGGTTAATCCAGCTCACTTTCGAAGGCGGCGAGGGTCTTCCCGAGGCGGCTGACGATTTCGTCCACTTCGTCTCCGGTGACGGTGAGGGGCGGCGTCACCATCAGCCATTCGCCGTATTTCCCGTTTGCTGTCCGCCGGGAATAGAGCAGCAGGCCATGTTGCATGCCGATCTCGATCATCCGTGAAAGCGCCTGCCGGGAGGCTGGCAGAATTTCCTTCGTTTCCTTGTCACGCACGATCTCTATGGCATTCAACAGGCCGAGCCCACGGACGTCGCCGAGAATACCGCTGCGGGTCTGCAGATCGCGCAAACCGGCCCGCAGACGCTCTCCCATCTTCGTCGCATTTGCCATCAGGTTGTTTTCGACCAGCTCGCTCACCACTGCATGACCGACGGCGCAACTCAGCGGATTGGCGACATAGGTGTGGCCGTGCATGAAGCCGCCCGTGCGGGTGACGGCTTCGACCATGGCAGCCGGTGCTAACACCAGGCCGAGCGGTGTGTAGCCGGCCGCGATACCCTTGGCCAAAGTGATCATGTCGGGTTTCGCATCCGGCCAATGATCGGCACACAGGAAAGTCCCGGTTCGGCCGGCGCCGCACATCACCTCATCATAGATCAGCAGTACGCCATGCTTTGTGCAGATGTCCCGCACCGCTTTGTAATAATGGTCGGGTGCAACCAGCGCGCCGGTGGCGAGGCCCCCGACCGGCTCCATGATGAAGGCCAGCACCGTTTCCGGGCCTTCTTCAAGGATGGCTTGTTCAAGCATGGCGGCGGCATGCCGGGCATAACTGTCGGCGTCGTGATTGTCCGGCAGCCGGTAATTGAAGGGCGCCGGCACTTTCGGCATCACTTTCATCATACCGGAGAACAATGCTTCGGAGGCCGGGTCGCCACTGATCGCGGCGGCCCCGAGGGTGGAGCCGTGATAGCCGGGGTCGCGGCCCAGAACCTTGCAGCGCGCGGTCTCACCCTGAGAGATGGCGTATTGTCTTGCCAGCTTGATGGCGGCTTCGTTCGCTTCAGATCCGCCAGAGCAGACGAAGACACGCTCGAAGCCGGGGCCGGCATGTTCAGAAACCAGATTGGCGAGATCGATATTGGGTTGGTTCTCGAAATGTTGCCGGCCGGCAAAACAGATTTTGTGCGCCTGATCGGTCATGGCAGCGATGACGCGTTCGTTGCCGTGGCCGAGATTGGTCGCCACCGGTCCGCAACATGCATCCAGATATTGTCGTCCCTCGGTATCCCAGATCCAGGCACCCTTGCCGTGTGAGACGGTCGGGTGTCGCTTACTGCCTTCCGGCATGTAGAAAACGTCGATCGGCCCGCCGTGGCTGCCAAATGTTCCGCCGTTTTCGTTGATTTCAGCCGCCACTGCCCGCTCCTGATTTTGAATGTGGATCATGCTCTGGAGCGAAGAAAATCATATTATTGTACGGTGTACAATAGAAGCTATTCGAGATTGCCGTCGCGTTGAACTTTTTGCGCCAGACCAGCGATCAGAGCGTCCGTAAACATCTCGAACCCGGGCTCAAGCGAAGACTCGGTTCCATTCTGCCAGCGCAGTACCAGCGCCCGGTTCAGCAGCAGGTGGCGTTCCGCGGCCAGGGTCGGGTAAAGCGCAGGATCAGCAGCTTCGACACTGGCCGTAAGGGACGCTTT belongs to Nisaea sp. and includes:
- a CDS encoding diguanylate cyclase domain-containing protein codes for the protein MEKIDVNSASDVALVETILTSIDQGMLLFDEQHKVRAANSHFTRLFGPLLNGSPVGQPIGVLFDAIDGPGASGTSWSAPIIGAAANGDTLECRRIVAGDIVCEIRGLPLQKTGYLLTFRDISGQARSEETLLDQERHIHQILDDSPIGVNIIGQDGHRRYSNRKIREMLGLSEEEIRQILAADHYVDPDLRNRVIAKMTQAGAVENEEVELFRSDGRRFWALVSGRPFTYHGEECILGWVYEITDRMELERSQIRSREELEMQVLELRDREERMARQTAELETLATRLAESEQKMAELANHDSLTGLPTLRLCHDRLNQAMAQAQRSQTLMAVFYVDLDGFKPVNDTYGHDAGDQVLKEVANRMRGCFREVDTVSRIGGDEFLVLLTGLGFRDVVAPLAERLLNSFSDEFSFEEGGTNIGASIGIAFFNGASDTPDSLIKRADKAMYDAKKNGKNRYSVA
- a CDS encoding GNAT family N-acetyltransferase, giving the protein MAPRRILRLTDAPHHLDTVVAWNHAEWGVTAGRSLSVTEGWFQDMIRKPSEECVIAERDGVALGIACLVDHDLEERPDLLHWLASVYVDPAFRRTGLGSALVGAVEREAAARNIKHLHLYTHTAEPLYQRLGWTVSERFNLDEDAFALMIKDPRG
- the purS gene encoding phosphoribosylformylglycinamidine synthase subunit PurS — protein: MKATVHVTLKNGVLDPQGKAIEHALGALGFGGVNQVRQGKFLELDLGETDAEKARAQVTDMCEKLLANTVIENYTVEIEG
- the purC gene encoding phosphoribosylaminoimidazolesuccinocarboxamide synthase yields the protein MARRRKVYEGKAKDLFEGPEPGTLIQYFKDDATAFNAEKQGIITGKGVLNNRISEYLMTRLTEIGIPTHFMRRLNMREQLVREVEIIPVEVVIRNVAAGSIAKRFGLEEGTPLPRSIIEYFYKSDELGDPIISEEHITAFGWATTQDIDDIVALSLRVNDFLSGLFIGVGLRLVDFKLEFGRLYTEDTLQIVLADEISPDNCRLWDSKTNEKLDKDRFRRDLGGVREAYQEVARRLGVLPEAGPMDLKGPKAIQ
- the thiC gene encoding phosphomethylpyrimidine synthase ThiC: MNKHSPIAAVTTGPLPASRKIYVPGSIHPDIRVPMREIAVHPSAGEPPVTVYDPSGPYTDADAHIDIEAGLPALRRDWITARSNVETYQGRIVKPEDNGNVGDGNLVTEFGAIKPPLRAKPGERPTQLAYARAGIITAEMEFVAIRENQLREELKQTARDGEDFGASIPDVVTPEFVRDEIARGRAIIPANINHPETEPMAIGRNFLVKVNANIGNSAVTSSVADEIDKMVWAIRWGADTVMDLSTGRNIHNIREWIIRNSSVPIGTVPLYQALEKVDGVPEALSWEVYRDTLIEQCEQGVDYFTIHAGVRLPFIPLTVDRVTGIVSRGGSIMAKWCLAHHKESFLYENFEEICEIMAAYDVSFSLGDGLRPGSIADANDKAQFAELETLGQLTKIAWKHDVQVMIEGPGHVPMHKIKENMDKQLEACDEAPFYTLGPLTTDIAPGYDHITSGIGAAMIGWFGCAMLCYVTPKEHLGLPDRDDVKTGVITYRIAAHAADLAKGHPGAQRRDDALSRARFDFRWEDQFNLSLDPETARDFHDQTLPKEAHKTVHFCSMCGPKFCSMRISHELKDEAKQGMETMAELFRDKGSEIYQASNGKAG
- a CDS encoding aspartate aminotransferase family protein, which translates into the protein MAAEINENGGTFGSHGGPIDVFYMPEGSKRHPTVSHGKGAWIWDTEGRQYLDACCGPVATNLGHGNERVIAAMTDQAHKICFAGRQHFENQPNIDLANLVSEHAGPGFERVFVCSGGSEANEAAIKLARQYAISQGETARCKVLGRDPGYHGSTLGAAAISGDPASEALFSGMMKVMPKVPAPFNYRLPDNHDADSYARHAAAMLEQAILEEGPETVLAFIMEPVGGLATGALVAPDHYYKAVRDICTKHGVLLIYDEVMCGAGRTGTFLCADHWPDAKPDMITLAKGIAAGYTPLGLVLAPAAMVEAVTRTGGFMHGHTYVANPLSCAVGHAVVSELVENNLMANATKMGERLRAGLRDLQTRSGILGDVRGLGLLNAIEIVRDKETKEILPASRQALSRMIEIGMQHGLLLYSRRTANGKYGEWLMVTPPLTVTGDEVDEIVSRLGKTLAAFESELD